In a single window of the Vitis vinifera cultivar Pinot Noir 40024 chromosome 6, ASM3070453v1 genome:
- the LOC100255346 gene encoding ABSCISIC ACID-INSENSITIVE 5-like protein 1, producing MVVSESDSGKVKPKSPPQLHQEDSLFPAPIRQNSVFSLTLDEYQVRSGKSFGSMNMDELINSIWNGDENILYSVSSQDEPNNDKHMADQTDLPRQASFSIPPPLCKKTIDEVWSEINKNKQQQNSNNNGSNDSVQGEQTFGEMTLEDFLVKAGVVQDVFVEEASGSSKRHMLTPTQRSGSFPNNNTNLETTFGIGNMMGLEFSASQNSGNNLSSNDLAAYLAQGNKFPGESSNTKEEEKGESAPQPGGQRGRKRTTDGTLEMAVERRQRRMIKNRESAARSRARKQAYTVELELELNQLKEENTKLKKIVAEAERKRREKQAIEGKEATKAQKIAKQLKKLRRTVSAP from the exons ATGGTGGTTTCTGAGTCTGATTCTGGAAAGGTTAAACCAAAATCACCACCACAATTGCATCAAGAAGACTCTTTGTTTCCTGCGCCAATTCGACAGAATTCGGTCTTCTCACTTACTCTTGATGAGTACCAAGTCAGGAGTGGAAAGTCTTTTGGGTCCATGAACATGGATGAACTCATCAACAGCATATGGAATGGAGATGAAAACATCCTCTATTCGGTATCCAGCCAAGACGAACCGAATAATGATAAACACATGGCTGACCAGACTGATCTCCCCCGACAAGCATCTTTCTCCATCCCTCCTCCACTATGCAAGAAAACTATAGATGAGGTGTGGTCtgaaatcaacaaaaacaaacagCAGCAAAATTCTAACAACAATGGCAGTAACGATTCTGTTCAAGGTGAACAAACCTTTGGGGAGATGACTTTGGAAGACTTTTTAGTCAAAGCAGGGGTTGTTCAAGACGTGTTTGTTGAAGAAGCATCAGGCTCTTCCAAGCGACATATGCTAACACCTACTCAACGTTCCGGGAGCTTtccaaataataatacaaaCTTGGAGACAACCTTTGGCATCGGAAATATGATGGGTTTGGAATTCTCCGCTTCACAGAATTCTGGTAACAACTTGTCAAGCAATGATCTTGCAGCATATCTTGCACAAGGTAATAAGTTTCCAGGAGAGTCATCCAAtactaaggaagaagaaaaaggagaaagtgCACCACAGCCAGGTGGGCAGAGAGGCAGAAAGAGGACAACAGATGGTACACTTGAGATGGCGGTGGAGCGTCGACAGCGTAGGATGATAAAAAATAGAGAGTCCGCAGCCCGATCACGAGCCAGGAAGCAG GCTTATACTGTGGAGCTGGAACTAGAACTGAATCAGcttaaagaagaaaatacaAAGCTCAAGAAAATAGTG GCCGAGGCTGAACGTAAGCGGAGAGAAAAG CAAGCTATAGAAGGTAAGGAAGCAACGAAGGCACAAAAGATAGCAAAACAGTTGAAAAAGCTGAGGAGGACTGTCAGCGCACCATAA